In one Acetobacter sp. genomic region, the following are encoded:
- a CDS encoding electron transfer flavoprotein subunit beta has translation MKAVILLSIGLDPVSGRPAPVPGEVRAIGLARALGVTQMIGLHAGPASPALADYGGYGLTRIICLKGGEADPVQALATAVKTHSLFADGEPDLVLAASRGRGGSDTGLLPYQLAQALGWPIATDVGALIEQTAAGQFALAQFRARGAVRPVSITLPCVVTVPETARSVPAFVFARQRTMRVDEVAVTVHSVATEETAGALRPYRRRPKLISGASKGNGGGQLMVNPDPHEAARAIVAHLRVLGVLPDPDQASLPDHSKD, from the coding sequence ATGAAGGCGGTCATTCTCCTTTCCATCGGTCTTGACCCGGTCTCCGGACGACCCGCTCCCGTGCCGGGCGAGGTGCGCGCCATCGGCCTGGCCCGCGCGCTCGGCGTCACGCAGATGATCGGACTGCATGCCGGCCCGGCCAGCCCCGCACTGGCGGATTATGGTGGCTACGGTCTCACCCGGATTATCTGTCTGAAGGGCGGAGAAGCCGACCCCGTTCAGGCTCTGGCGACCGCAGTGAAGACCCATAGCCTGTTCGCGGATGGTGAGCCCGATCTGGTGCTGGCCGCCTCGCGTGGTCGTGGCGGCAGTGATACGGGTCTACTGCCATATCAACTGGCGCAGGCGCTGGGCTGGCCGATCGCCACGGACGTCGGCGCGCTCATCGAACAGACCGCTGCCGGACAGTTCGCCCTTGCGCAGTTTCGCGCCCGAGGCGCGGTCAGGCCTGTTTCGATAACATTGCCCTGCGTCGTCACCGTTCCGGAGACGGCCCGCTCTGTTCCCGCTTTTGTGTTCGCCCGTCAGAGAACAATGCGGGTGGACGAGGTGGCCGTTACGGTTCACTCTGTCGCCACCGAGGAGACGGCGGGTGCGCTTCGTCCCTACCGCAGGCGGCCGAAACTGATTTCGGGTGCGTCGAAGGGCAATGGCGGTGGCCAGCTCATGGTCAATCCCGATCCGCACGAGGCTGCGCGCGCCATTGTCGCGCATCTTCGTGTGCTGGGTGTTCTGCCCGATCCCGATCAGGCTTCGCTGCCTGATCACTCAAAAGACTGA
- the fghA gene encoding S-formylglutathione hydrolase, with protein MTLTTASKHVCCGGELGFYTVQSEALELPTTFGVFIPEGASKEKPVPVLYLLAGLTCTQDTFLIKSNIVRFAAKHGIALVACDTSPRGANVPGEAENWDLGVGAGFYLDATQAPWRAHYRMGTFISEELPKLVASQFPVDASRQGICGHSMGGHGALVHALRSPEKWKSVSAFAPIVHPAAVPWGEKAFTAYLGPDRAVWAQHDATLLLKAGHTHPTTILVDQGDGDQFLERELQPWHLDEAAKAAGQKLTLRRHAGYDHSYWFIQTFIEDHMNHHASILKAA; from the coding sequence ATGACCCTGACAACAGCATCCAAACACGTCTGCTGCGGGGGCGAACTCGGCTTTTACACGGTGCAGTCGGAGGCTCTGGAGCTTCCGACGACCTTTGGCGTCTTCATCCCCGAAGGCGCCAGCAAGGAAAAGCCGGTTCCCGTGCTGTATCTGCTGGCGGGACTGACCTGCACGCAGGATACGTTTCTGATCAAGTCGAACATTGTCCGCTTCGCAGCGAAGCACGGCATCGCTCTGGTGGCGTGCGACACCTCTCCGCGTGGAGCGAATGTACCGGGCGAGGCGGAAAACTGGGATCTGGGTGTAGGCGCCGGATTCTATCTGGACGCTACACAGGCACCGTGGCGGGCGCATTATCGCATGGGCACGTTCATCAGCGAAGAGCTTCCGAAACTGGTTGCAAGCCAGTTCCCGGTTGACGCCTCAAGACAGGGTATCTGCGGTCACTCGATGGGTGGTCACGGCGCGCTGGTTCATGCGCTCCGCTCACCCGAGAAATGGAAGTCCGTTTCGGCGTTCGCACCGATCGTGCATCCGGCCGCCGTGCCCTGGGGCGAGAAGGCTTTCACCGCCTATCTCGGTCCTGACAGGGCGGTCTGGGCGCAGCATGACGCCACGCTGCTTCTCAAGGCCGGTCACACGCATCCGACCACGATCCTTGTCGATCAGGGCGATGGAGATCAGTTTCTGGAACGTGAACTCCAGCCGTGGCATCTGGACGAAGCCGCGAAGGCCGCAGGTCAGAAGCTGACACTGCGTCGTCATGCCGGATATGACCATTCCTACTGGTTCATTCAGACGTTCATTGAAGATCACATGAATCATCATGCGAGCATCCTGAAAGCGGCCTGA
- a CDS encoding MFS transporter — MSTAAPAQATDAPVIHAAPPMPSYIPPFGLRTVIGCLGMLLAVHVAGFNEHVTEIGLSDIRGAMHIGHDEGTWVISIYEAFNIAAMAFTPWFYMTFSIYRFSIFMTAMLALLSIPAPFMPDVTSLCILRAFQGLAAGCLPPVLMTVMLKYLPAPIRVFGIGGYAMSATFGPNLGLPLEAFWFEHVGWHWLYWEIIPTAACAIAMMAYGLPKDPMHFERFEKFNWFGLLVGLPAICSLVTVLYQGDRLDWFRSSVITNLAFWGAAAFIVFVINEAYHPSPYFKIQYWKSRNITAALLSLVGILAICSILGDLPATFLEEVRGYRPIQTAPVSLVVALPQLVMLPLIAAICNSSKVDCRYVLVGGMLCLATASWLGTWLTVDWVRDNFYLIQILQVFGQPMTVIPTLMLATLAMGPADGPFISGMVNMLKGLANAIAFALFATLSRRREQYHSTMLLDHHGTHGLALQGMGDPIDQQLSATSPDSAHVAHNALEVFHTYVHEQASVLAMNDIYYVLIWVCLGYAALNLILPHRVYPPRAPAPNTPAR, encoded by the coding sequence ATGAGCACCGCAGCCCCCGCACAGGCAACCGACGCGCCCGTCATTCACGCCGCGCCGCCGATGCCATCCTATATCCCGCCGTTCGGTCTGCGGACCGTGATCGGCTGCCTCGGCATGCTGCTCGCGGTGCATGTGGCGGGATTCAACGAACATGTCACCGAGATCGGCCTGTCCGACATTCGTGGCGCGATGCATATCGGCCACGATGAAGGCACGTGGGTCATCTCCATCTACGAGGCGTTCAACATCGCCGCCATGGCTTTCACGCCGTGGTTCTACATGACGTTCTCGATCTACCGTTTCTCCATCTTCATGACGGCGATGCTGGCGCTGCTGTCCATCCCGGCCCCGTTCATGCCGGATGTCACCTCGCTCTGCATCCTGCGCGCCTTTCAGGGGCTGGCGGCGGGCTGTCTGCCGCCGGTGCTGATGACCGTCATGCTGAAATACCTGCCCGCGCCCATTCGTGTGTTCGGTATCGGAGGGTACGCCATGAGCGCAACCTTCGGGCCGAATCTCGGATTGCCGCTGGAGGCCTTCTGGTTCGAGCATGTCGGCTGGCATTGGCTGTACTGGGAGATCATCCCGACAGCGGCATGCGCCATTGCGATGATGGCCTATGGGTTGCCGAAAGACCCTATGCATTTCGAGAGATTCGAGAAATTCAACTGGTTCGGCCTGCTGGTCGGCCTGCCCGCCATCTGCTCGCTGGTCACCGTGCTGTATCAGGGCGACCGGCTGGACTGGTTCCGCTCTTCCGTCATCACCAATCTGGCCTTCTGGGGTGCCGCTGCATTCATAGTCTTCGTCATCAACGAGGCTTATCACCCCAGCCCCTATTTCAAGATCCAGTACTGGAAGTCCCGCAATATTACGGCCGCCCTGCTGTCTCTGGTCGGCATTCTCGCAATCTGTTCCATACTGGGTGATCTTCCGGCAACTTTTCTGGAGGAAGTGCGCGGCTACCGTCCCATACAGACCGCACCTGTCTCACTCGTCGTGGCCTTGCCCCAGCTTGTCATGCTGCCCCTGATCGCCGCCATCTGTAACAGCAGCAAGGTGGACTGCCGGTATGTGCTGGTGGGCGGCATGCTGTGTCTGGCTACCGCTTCATGGCTGGGAACATGGCTGACGGTGGACTGGGTTCGTGACAATTTTTACCTGATCCAGATTCTTCAGGTCTTCGGACAGCCCATGACCGTCATCCCCACCCTCATGCTCGCCACGCTGGCCATGGGACCGGCGGATGGCCCCTTCATCTCGGGCATGGTGAACATGCTCAAGGGGTTGGCCAATGCCATTGCCTTCGCTCTGTTCGCCACCCTGTCGCGGCGGCGCGAACAGTATCATTCGACCATGCTGCTCGACCACCACGGCACGCACGGTCTCGCCCTACAGGGTATGGGCGACCCGATCGACCAGCAGCTTTCGGCCACGTCTCCCGACAGCGCCCATGTCGCTCACAATGCTCTGGAAGTGTTTCACACCTACGTACACGAGCAGGCATCCGTACTCGCCATGAACGACATTTACTACGTGTTAATCTGGGTCTGTCTCGGCTACGCCGCCCTGAATCTCATCCTGCCGCACCGCGTCTATCCGCCGCGTGCGCCCGCCCCCAATACTCCCGCCCGCTGA
- a CDS encoding efflux transporter outer membrane subunit: MRQALLSGHASLALTLLALAGCTVGPDFHKPQVATSAKWRDPLPVAESRVTTASTDPAWWKLFNDPILTKLENDVAVANLDLKAASFRLAESSAERRIASAAQFPQLQANASYARERASTNGILGLLGTMERSNAGNIASGTQGFGPVALPGSVGNPSFNLPQYGLNASWEVDLWGHVRRQVEAATAAMRGTQEMQRDVAVSLMAETAQDYIDLRATQSQIGILNHNIEIARHSVQLTTLRFEQGAATRLDVAEASGQLHSFESRLSPLKSQEIHLLNALSFLVAREPGALNAELGKPAAIPPVPAEVPVGLPSELAERRPDIRMASERLHAATANIGVAIADFFPRITLSGSLDVQALQFSGLGSWASRQYGFGPTATLPIFEGGRLTGQLRLRKAQQQEAATLFQRTTLKAWQEIDDAMAAFTAAQNQRDRLAEAVHENQIAVETARAQYVQGSSDFLNVLTVQNALLASQSALVDATARVAVSVTHLYRALGGGWETIYPAAANRKPA, from the coding sequence TTGCGACAGGCCCTTCTCTCCGGCCACGCGTCTCTGGCTCTGACGCTGCTGGCGCTGGCTGGCTGCACGGTCGGCCCGGACTTTCACAAACCGCAGGTGGCCACTTCGGCAAAGTGGCGCGACCCTTTGCCCGTCGCCGAAAGCCGGGTCACGACCGCATCCACCGATCCGGCCTGGTGGAAGCTGTTCAACGATCCGATCCTGACCAAGCTGGAAAACGATGTCGCTGTTGCGAACCTCGATCTGAAAGCCGCCTCGTTCCGGCTGGCGGAAAGCTCGGCGGAACGTCGCATCGCCAGCGCCGCGCAGTTTCCGCAGTTGCAGGCCAACGCTTCCTACGCCCGCGAACGCGCCAGCACGAACGGCATTCTCGGCCTGCTGGGCACGATGGAACGGTCGAACGCCGGAAACATCGCGAGTGGCACACAGGGTTTCGGACCAGTCGCCCTCCCCGGCAGCGTCGGCAATCCGTCCTTCAACCTGCCGCAATACGGCCTGAACGCCTCATGGGAGGTCGATCTCTGGGGGCATGTCCGCAGACAGGTCGAAGCCGCGACTGCCGCCATGCGCGGCACTCAGGAGATGCAGCGGGACGTGGCGGTTTCGCTGATGGCCGAGACAGCGCAGGACTATATCGACCTGCGCGCGACGCAATCGCAGATCGGCATCCTGAACCACAATATCGAAATCGCCCGCCACAGCGTACAACTGACGACACTGCGGTTCGAGCAGGGCGCGGCCACACGGCTGGATGTGGCGGAAGCGAGCGGACAGCTTCACAGTTTTGAATCCCGCCTGTCTCCGCTGAAAAGTCAGGAAATCCACCTGCTCAACGCGCTGAGTTTCCTTGTGGCGCGTGAACCGGGTGCGCTGAATGCGGAACTCGGCAAACCCGCCGCCATTCCACCTGTGCCAGCGGAAGTGCCGGTCGGCCTACCCTCCGAACTGGCTGAACGCCGTCCCGACATCCGCATGGCCTCCGAGCGGCTCCATGCCGCGACGGCGAATATCGGCGTGGCCATTGCCGACTTCTTCCCGCGTATCACCCTGTCCGGCAGTCTGGATGTGCAGGCGCTTCAGTTCAGCGGACTGGGTTCATGGGCGTCCCGGCAGTATGGGTTTGGTCCCACCGCCACCCTGCCGATTTTTGAGGGCGGTCGTCTGACCGGGCAGCTTCGTCTGAGAAAGGCCCAGCAGCAGGAAGCGGCAACGCTCTTCCAGCGCACCACCCTGAAAGCATGGCAGGAAATCGACGACGCCATGGCCGCTTTCACCGCTGCGCAGAACCAGCGTGACCGGCTGGCGGAAGCTGTGCATGAAAACCAGATCGCCGTAGAAACGGCCAGAGCGCAGTATGTGCAGGGATCGTCCGACTTCCTGAACGTGCTGACCGTGCAGAATGCGCTCCTCGCCTCCCAGAGCGCGCTGGTCGATGCGACAGCACGGGTGGCGGTCTCTGTCACCCATCTCTATCGTGCGCTCGGAGGAGGCTGGGAAACCATCTATCCGGCAGCAGCCAACAGGAAACCCGCATGA
- a CDS encoding HlyD family secretion protein has translation MIYKKPLLYAGCAAAVLACVAWGGTRFVNGDGISQYTNDAYVSADFTTVAPKVAGRIDRVIAEDNEHVRAGEELAHIEDDDYRAALDVAKGNVMAAQGDVTNLEAELARQDSVIAQARAAILADQANLLFAKQNTARYRNLSAGGAGTIEQKQSSEAREKEEEAAIARDQAGVDAAIRQIAVLKGQLERARGVLLRAQGDAKQAELNLSYCTIPAPVDGVVGERGVRVGAYVHPGTGILAVVPTQAAYVLANFQETQLTKVQTGQRATIWVDTFPDHPLKAHVDSLAPATGVAFAPIQPDNATGNFTKVVQRIPVKLTFDAGQPLAARVRVGMSVEVKIDTTSKPEGPHAGDDRYVWR, from the coding sequence ATGATCTATAAAAAACCCCTCCTCTATGCCGGATGCGCGGCCGCCGTGCTGGCCTGTGTCGCATGGGGCGGCACACGTTTCGTCAACGGCGACGGAATCAGCCAGTACACCAACGACGCTTATGTCAGCGCCGACTTCACCACCGTCGCGCCGAAAGTCGCCGGACGCATCGACCGCGTGATCGCGGAAGATAACGAACACGTCCGCGCGGGCGAGGAACTCGCCCATATCGAGGACGATGACTACCGCGCCGCCCTCGACGTGGCCAAAGGCAACGTGATGGCCGCGCAGGGCGATGTGACCAATCTGGAAGCAGAACTGGCACGACAGGATTCGGTGATAGCCCAGGCTCGTGCAGCTATTTTAGCAGATCAGGCCAATCTGCTTTTCGCTAAACAGAACACAGCCCGATACCGAAATCTTTCGGCAGGCGGCGCAGGCACCATCGAGCAGAAACAGTCTTCCGAGGCGCGTGAAAAGGAAGAGGAGGCCGCGATTGCCCGCGATCAGGCCGGTGTTGACGCCGCCATCCGTCAGATTGCCGTCCTCAAGGGACAGCTCGAACGGGCCCGCGGTGTGCTGCTCCGCGCGCAGGGTGATGCGAAACAGGCCGAACTGAACCTGTCCTACTGCACCATCCCGGCCCCGGTTGATGGCGTGGTTGGCGAACGTGGCGTGCGCGTGGGCGCCTATGTGCATCCGGGCACCGGCATCCTCGCCGTGGTGCCGACGCAGGCCGCCTACGTGCTGGCGAATTTTCAGGAAACCCAGTTGACGAAGGTGCAGACGGGGCAACGCGCCACCATCTGGGTCGATACGTTCCCCGACCATCCGCTGAAAGCTCATGTGGACTCCCTCGCCCCCGCGACGGGGGTGGCGTTTGCACCGATCCAGCCTGACAACGCCACCGGCAACTTCACCAAGGTCGTGCAGCGTATCCCGGTCAAGCTGACTTTCGACGCCGGTCAGCCGCTCGCCGCCCGTGTGCGTGTCGGCATGTCTGTGGAAGTGAAAATCGACACCACCTCAAAGCCGGAAGGCCCTCATGCCGGAGATGACCGCTATGTCTGGCGTTAA
- a CDS encoding electron transfer flavoprotein subunit alpha/FixB family protein, which yields MSALRLRRDPRAERAARLVPGNGRLRYDMSATPEGPMTSPSGRLRRDPRAERQRLLTTGRDGRARLVRSGLVGQMAAGAASPASVVKKIRVEQPEFFIIVVPDLPEGRLDRTDRQVLGAARKLADAGSGAVVVVGATVDEASLGQAGTDRFVPLSDHSDPEARITELVAVMNALSPRYVLLPESEEGADIARRLAARTGLGLTVGIEALGPKQVIRPCGAGRQEWAGDLTPLMTLAPDRVSAWEGDAHEILPLETMPEKPVLAPARMTVGALQSADPATMNLGDAPFVVSAGRGVTDFTAFRSTVRALHATPGASRVVCDNGDMPRATQVGASGTILDALCYVALGIAGAPQHLQGLGRVEHVVAVNTDLHAAMVARAGLAIIADAQAVMPALCAVLAAEYGEQGA from the coding sequence ATGAGCGCGCTCCGTCTCCGTCGAGACCCGCGTGCCGAACGGGCGGCACGTCTTGTGCCCGGAAACGGGCGGCTGCGTTATGACATGAGCGCCACGCCGGAGGGGCCGATGACCTCGCCATCCGGTCGTCTGCGCCGTGATCCACGCGCGGAACGGCAGCGGCTTCTGACGACGGGACGAGATGGTCGGGCGCGTCTGGTGCGTTCGGGGCTTGTCGGTCAGATGGCGGCCGGGGCTGCTTCTCCTGCGTCTGTCGTAAAGAAAATCCGCGTCGAGCAGCCGGAGTTTTTCATCATCGTTGTGCCTGACCTGCCTGAGGGGCGGCTCGACCGGACGGACCGTCAGGTGCTGGGCGCGGCCCGCAAGCTGGCGGATGCCGGAAGTGGCGCGGTCGTGGTCGTTGGCGCGACTGTCGATGAAGCGTCACTTGGTCAGGCGGGAACGGATCGGTTTGTGCCGCTTTCGGATCATTCTGACCCGGAAGCGCGGATCACGGAGCTTGTCGCCGTGATGAATGCGCTGTCGCCACGGTACGTTCTGTTGCCGGAAAGCGAGGAAGGCGCTGACATCGCACGGCGTCTTGCGGCGAGAACCGGCCTTGGCCTGACGGTGGGGATCGAGGCGCTGGGGCCGAAACAGGTCATTCGTCCCTGTGGCGCAGGTCGTCAGGAATGGGCAGGTGATCTCACCCCTCTGATGACACTGGCTCCCGATCGTGTGTCGGCATGGGAAGGTGACGCGCACGAAATCCTGCCGCTGGAGACGATGCCCGAAAAGCCGGTTCTGGCACCTGCGCGGATGACGGTCGGCGCGCTTCAGTCCGCTGACCCGGCCACCATGAATCTCGGGGATGCGCCGTTTGTCGTCTCCGCGGGGCGTGGCGTGACGGATTTCACCGCTTTCCGCTCGACTGTCCGCGCCCTGCATGCAACGCCGGGTGCGAGCCGCGTGGTGTGCGACAATGGCGACATGCCGCGCGCCACGCAGGTCGGCGCGTCCGGCACGATTCTCGACGCGCTCTGCTATGTCGCGCTGGGCATTGCCGGAGCGCCACAGCATCTTCAGGGGCTCGGCCGCGTGGAGCATGTCGTGGCGGTCAACACCGATCTTCACGCGGCGATGGTGGCGCGCGCCGGTCTCGCCATCATTGCCGACGCGCAGGCTGTCATGCCTGCCCTGTGTGCGGTTCTTGCCGCCGAATATGGGGAGCAGGGCGCATGA
- a CDS encoding S-(hydroxymethyl)glutathione dehydrogenase/class III alcohol dehydrogenase has protein sequence MDVRAAVAFEAGKPLEIETVQLEGPREGEVLVEIKATGLCHTDKFTLSGADPEGLFPAILGHEGAGIVREVGPGVKHLKPGDHVIPLYTPECRECKSCLSQKTNLCTSIRATQGKGLMPDGTSRFSFKGQPIHHYMGCSTFANFTVLPEIALAKVREDAPFDKICYIGCGVTTGIGAVLFTAKVEANSTVAVFGLGGIGLNVIQGAKMVGAEKIIGVDINPAREEMARKFGMTHFVNPKDLPDGDVVGRIIELTGGGADYTFECVGNTTLMRQALECAHRGWGVSTVIGVAGAGQEISTRPFQLVTGRRWIGSAFGGARGRTDVPKIVDWYMENRINIDDLITHKLPLEKINEGFDMMTRGESIRTVVEF, from the coding sequence ATGGACGTAAGAGCTGCGGTAGCGTTTGAAGCAGGCAAGCCACTGGAGATCGAGACGGTCCAGCTCGAAGGCCCGCGCGAGGGTGAAGTGCTGGTCGAGATCAAGGCGACCGGTCTGTGTCACACGGACAAATTCACCCTTTCCGGCGCTGACCCGGAAGGTCTGTTCCCGGCCATCCTCGGGCATGAGGGGGCAGGCATCGTGCGTGAGGTCGGGCCGGGCGTGAAGCACCTGAAGCCGGGCGATCATGTGATTCCGCTTTACACGCCGGAATGTCGCGAGTGTAAGTCCTGCCTGTCGCAGAAGACCAACCTCTGCACCTCCATCCGTGCGACGCAGGGCAAGGGGCTGATGCCGGATGGCACCTCGCGCTTTTCCTTCAAGGGCCAGCCGATCCATCACTACATGGGCTGCTCGACCTTCGCGAACTTCACGGTGCTGCCGGAAATCGCGCTGGCGAAGGTGCGTGAGGACGCGCCGTTCGACAAGATCTGCTACATCGGCTGCGGTGTGACGACGGGTATTGGCGCTGTCCTTTTCACGGCCAAGGTGGAGGCGAACTCCACGGTCGCCGTCTTCGGTCTCGGTGGCATCGGCCTGAACGTGATTCAGGGCGCGAAGATGGTGGGTGCCGAGAAGATCATCGGCGTGGACATCAATCCGGCCCGTGAGGAAATGGCCCGTAAGTTCGGCATGACGCACTTCGTCAACCCGAAAGACCTGCCGGATGGCGATGTCGTCGGTCGCATCATCGAGCTGACGGGTGGCGGCGCTGACTACACCTTCGAGTGCGTCGGCAACACGACCCTGATGCGTCAGGCTCTTGAATGCGCCCATCGTGGCTGGGGTGTGTCCACGGTCATCGGCGTTGCCGGTGCGGGACAGGAAATCAGCACGCGTCCGTTCCAGCTTGTCACGGGCCGTCGCTGGATCGGTTCGGCGTTCGGTGGCGCGCGCGGTCGGACCGATGTGCCGAAGATTGTTGACTGGTACATGGAAAACCGGATCAATATCGACGATCTCATCACGCACAAGCTGCCGCTTGAGAAGATCAACGAGGGCTTCGACATGATGACGCGCGGCGAGAGTATCCGCACCGTCGTCGAATTCTGA
- a CDS encoding LysR family transcriptional regulator — MRGYDLDLLRYLQVLIEEESVSVAARRLRMSEPAMSRHLSKLRTVFSDPILVQSGRRMTASSFAAGILDRVQEVVRAADSLIETQVMADLVNLEPTFTIRANDLIVAALGLPLLRALRQECPKCEIVFAPEIDDPASDPLRHNSIDLYIGATDSMKPEIRRQTLFRHQMYGLVRKGHPILAEPVTPQSMVLYDYISVSRRGRARGPIDWALRDHYGLTRRIVMVVPNYHAMVESMKDTDLILAVPDLVLQHISMDALGLAAFAFPLSLPYVEAFQAWHPRRDTDPVHRWLRETLFRVSRGLFIGE, encoded by the coding sequence ATGCGAGGTTATGATCTTGATTTGCTGCGCTACCTTCAGGTTCTGATCGAGGAGGAAAGCGTTTCGGTCGCGGCACGCCGTCTCAGGATGAGCGAGCCGGCGATGAGCCGTCATCTGTCCAAGCTCAGAACTGTTTTTTCCGATCCCATCCTCGTTCAGTCCGGACGACGGATGACGGCGTCTTCTTTCGCCGCTGGTATTCTGGATCGTGTGCAGGAGGTCGTTCGTGCCGCCGACAGCCTGATCGAAACACAGGTCATGGCCGATCTGGTCAATCTGGAGCCGACCTTCACCATCCGCGCCAATGATCTGATCGTTGCGGCGCTTGGTCTGCCCCTGCTGCGCGCCTTGCGTCAGGAATGTCCCAAATGCGAGATCGTCTTCGCGCCGGAAATTGATGATCCGGCTTCCGATCCTCTGCGCCACAACAGCATTGATCTCTATATCGGCGCGACTGACAGCATGAAGCCGGAAATCCGGCGGCAAACGCTGTTCCGTCACCAGATGTACGGGCTTGTCCGGAAAGGCCACCCCATTCTCGCCGAGCCGGTCACGCCGCAGAGCATGGTGCTCTACGATTATATCAGCGTGTCGCGGCGGGGCAGGGCGCGGGGGCCGATCGACTGGGCCTTGCGTGATCATTACGGGCTGACACGCCGGATCGTGATGGTTGTGCCGAATTATCACGCCATGGTGGAGAGCATGAAGGATACGGACCTCATTCTGGCGGTCCCGGATCTTGTCCTACAGCATATTTCCATGGACGCTCTGGGTTTGGCAGCCTTCGCGTTCCCGCTGTCCCTGCCCTATGTCGAAGCGTTTCAGGCCTGGCATCCACGGCGGGATACGGACCCTGTGCACCGCTGGCTGCGCGAGACCTTGTTCCGGGTCTCGCGGGGGCTTTTTATAGGGGAGTAA